A window of Aliarcobacter trophiarum LMG 25534 contains these coding sequences:
- a CDS encoding aminodeoxychorismate synthase component I: MELKDILNKFGSSKEPFLFLISYNLNNFYIKKLDNCQKNIQFKISNKNQIYTKDYTFKKYPISFKEYERKFNLVQDEIRSGNSYLLNLTTKTKIETNLSLDEIYENANSLLKLRVKIDDLDFVCFSPEKFVDIRDNKIYTYPMKGTIDAKLENAKEILLNNKKELAEHTMVVDLLRNDLGKVAKNIKVERFRDFSKIKTKNSEILQTSSLISGDLQNNWQEKIGDIFSNLLPAGSITGTPKKSTIEILKNIENYDRDFYSGVFGIFDGENLQSFVLIRFIEKIKDELFYKSGGGITSDSIVKDEYNELIDKIYLPF, encoded by the coding sequence TTGGAACTTAAAGATATTTTGAATAAATTTGGCTCTTCAAAAGAGCCTTTTTTATTTTTAATCTCTTATAATCTAAATAATTTCTATATAAAAAAACTAGATAACTGCCAAAAAAATATACAATTTAAAATATCTAATAAAAATCAAATATATACCAAAGATTATACTTTTAAGAAATATCCAATTAGTTTTAAAGAGTATGAAAGAAAGTTTAATTTAGTTCAAGATGAGATAAGAAGTGGGAATAGCTATTTATTAAATCTAACTACAAAAACAAAAATAGAGACAAATCTTAGTTTAGATGAGATTTATGAAAATGCCAACTCTTTATTAAAATTAAGAGTAAAAATAGATGATTTAGATTTTGTCTGTTTTAGCCCTGAAAAATTTGTAGATATTAGAGATAATAAAATCTATACATATCCTATGAAAGGAACGATAGATGCAAAACTAGAAAATGCCAAAGAGATTTTATTAAACAACAAAAAAGAGTTAGCTGAACACACTATGGTTGTTGATCTTCTTAGAAATGATTTAGGTAAGGTTGCAAAAAATATCAAAGTTGAGAGATTTAGAGATTTTAGTAAGATAAAAACAAAAAATAGTGAAATTCTTCAAACAAGTTCACTTATAAGTGGAGATTTACAAAATAATTGGCAAGAAAAAATAGGAGATATTTTTTCAAACCTTCTTCCAGCTGGAAGTATTACAGGAACTCCAAAAAAATCTACAATAGAAATTTTAAAAAATATTGAAAACTATGATAGAGATTTTTACAGTGGAGTTTTTGGGATTTTTGATGGAGAAAATCTTCAAAGTTTTGTACTTATTAGATTTATTGAAAAGATTAAAGATGAACTTTTTTATAAAAGTGGTGGTGGAATTACAAGTGATAGTATTGTAAAAGATGAGTATAACGAGCTAATAGATAAAATTTATTTGCCATTTTAG
- a CDS encoding aminotransferase class IV family protein, whose amino-acid sequence MFFETIKCNDFEIFNLKYHQKRVAKTIGKNLNLQEYINPISNETLRCKVIYNENEILDVQYFPYKRREIRSFKVVFDDTLNYSKKYLNREKLDELFLKKDSCDEIIIVKNGIVTDTSIANIAIFYDGVWITSKNCLLEGTSRARLLEQKEIFEKDISLDMLKNSSKIALMNAMIGFYEIKEFKIEF is encoded by the coding sequence ATGTTTTTTGAAACAATAAAATGTAATGATTTTGAGATTTTTAATTTGAAATATCACCAAAAAAGAGTTGCAAAAACTATTGGAAAAAACCTAAACTTACAAGAGTATATAAACCCTATATCTAATGAAACTTTACGATGTAAAGTTATATATAATGAAAATGAGATCCTAGATGTACAATATTTTCCTTATAAAAGAAGAGAGATAAGAAGCTTTAAGGTAGTTTTTGATGATACTTTAAATTACTCAAAAAAATATCTAAATAGAGAAAAACTTGATGAGCTTTTTTTAAAAAAAGATAGTTGCGATGAGATAATTATTGTTAAAAATGGGATTGTTACAGATACAAGCATTGCAAATATTGCTATCTTTTATGATGGAGTTTGGATTACCTCAAAAAATTGCTTATTAGAAGGAACTTCAAGAGCTAGACTACTTGAGCAAAAAGAGATTTTTGAAAAAGATATAAGTTTAGATATGTTGAAAAATAGTTCAAAAATTGCACTTATGAATGCTATGATAGGTTTTTATGAGATAAAAGAGTTTAAAATA
- a CDS encoding aspartate carbamoyltransferase catalytic subunit, with translation MKHLIRTSDFTKEEILEIFDDAREFKNIKFSRILEGKIIVTLFFENSTRTRSSFEIAAKRLGAEVINLDVGTSSQKKGETMYDTVANINAMNPDAIIIRHSVHGLPESLIGYVSCPIINAGDGRHSHPTQALLDLFTITEYFDGDTEGKKIAIVGDVRNSRVAGSNRRLLPRFGIDVNLVAPDCFKYEGDEFKQFDSISEIVDDMDIVMSLRSQLERHNITYFESLQEYAKDFCITSELMERKEFLLLHPGPVNRNIDITDEVLKHPRCKVLEQVTNGVAIRAAILKKLILEDK, from the coding sequence ATGAAACACCTTATTAGAACTTCCGATTTTACAAAAGAAGAGATACTTGAAATTTTTGATGATGCTAGAGAGTTTAAAAATATTAAATTTAGTAGGATTTTAGAGGGTAAAATTATTGTTACACTTTTTTTTGAAAATTCTACAAGAACAAGAAGCTCTTTTGAAATAGCTGCAAAAAGATTAGGTGCTGAAGTTATAAATCTTGATGTTGGTACATCTTCACAAAAAAAAGGTGAAACAATGTACGATACAGTTGCAAATATAAATGCTATGAATCCAGATGCAATTATTATTAGACACAGTGTTCATGGTCTTCCAGAGAGTTTAATTGGATATGTTTCTTGTCCAATAATAAATGCAGGAGATGGAAGACACTCTCATCCAACTCAAGCTCTTTTAGATCTATTTACAATTACTGAATATTTTGATGGAGATACTGAAGGAAAGAAAATAGCAATTGTTGGAGATGTACGAAACTCAAGAGTTGCTGGAAGCAATAGAAGATTGTTGCCTAGATTTGGAATAGATGTAAATTTAGTTGCACCTGATTGTTTTAAATATGAAGGTGATGAGTTCAAACAGTTTGACTCAATATCTGAAATAGTTGATGATATGGATATTGTAATGAGCCTAAGAAGCCAACTTGAACGTCACAATATCACATATTTTGAATCACTTCAAGAGTATGCAAAAGATTTTTGTATTACAAGTGAATTAATGGAGAGAAAAGAGTTTTTACTTCTACATCCAGGTCCTGTAAATAGAAATATTGATATTACTGATGAAGTTTTAAAACACCCTAGATGTAAAGTTTTAGAACAAGTTACAAATGGTGTTGCAATAAGAGCTGCAATTTTGAAAAAATTAATTCTAGAGGATAAGTAA